In Chryseobacterium gleum, a single genomic region encodes these proteins:
- a CDS encoding LytR/AlgR family response regulator transcription factor, translating to MKALIVDDNDIARTTLAHLAKQVPDLSIVSEFSNAIEAYHYLQSNSVDLIFLDIEMPEMTGIELTKTLSGKETIIIFTTSKKEYALEAFELNIADYLLKPIMPVRFLQAVSKAQTILESRKENVEITRDEFLFVRDSNITRRLKLDDIFYAEAMGDYVKFYTKEKMFAIHGKMKTAEERLPKDHFIRVHRSYIVSVGKIDTLQDGGIMINGKFIPVADAYRKALNTRMNVF from the coding sequence ATGAAAGCCTTAATCGTGGATGATAATGATATTGCAAGAACAACATTAGCACACCTCGCCAAACAGGTTCCGGATCTTTCCATTGTCAGCGAGTTTTCCAATGCTATAGAAGCTTATCATTATCTTCAGTCCAATTCCGTCGATCTGATATTTCTCGATATAGAAATGCCGGAAATGACAGGAATTGAGCTCACGAAAACGCTTTCCGGTAAAGAGACCATCATCATTTTCACGACCTCAAAAAAGGAATATGCACTGGAAGCATTTGAGCTTAATATTGCAGATTACCTTCTGAAGCCCATTATGCCGGTCAGATTTCTGCAGGCAGTAAGCAAGGCACAGACGATTCTTGAAAGCAGAAAAGAGAATGTGGAAATCACAAGGGATGAGTTTCTTTTCGTGAGGGATTCCAATATTACAAGGCGCTTAAAACTGGATGATATTTTCTATGCTGAAGCCATGGGTGATTATGTAAAGTTTTATACCAAAGAAAAGATGTTTGCCATTCACGGTAAAATGAAAACGGCTGAAGAACGTCTTCCTAAAGATCATTTTATAAGAGTTCACCGTTCCTATATTGTCTCTGTGGGTAAAATTGACACCCTTCAGGACGGCGGTATTATGATCAACGGTAAATTCATTCCTGTGGCAGACGCCTACAGGAAAGCACTCAACACGAGAATGAATGTCTTTTAG